From a region of the Tateyamaria omphalii genome:
- a CDS encoding heparinase II/III family protein: MSTLAGFTARKARFLNRWHARRATQAKAVTAFVSSPEPRTIGSFAKGRQLVAGNYLFAGALIEAKDTPIWQVDAPDRAYLNEIHGFAWLDDLAAVGDASTRALAQEWLWTWIKRYGRGGGPGWTPDLTGRRLIRWINHAIFMLRGQEASASDAFYRSLAQQTRFLSKRWHAAAPGLPRFEALTGLIYAGASLEGMEDLAPPAVAALARECEDQIDRQGGLPTRNPEELLDVFTLLTWAAAALEEAEKPVPEAHTAAIARIAPTLRTLRHSDGGLARFHGGGRGQEGWLDHALAACEVKTRQPDGLSMGYARLSSGRTSIVIDASIPPKPEAGYNAHASTLAFEVTSGRRPLIVNCGSGASFGADWRRAGRATPSHSALTVDGYSSARLGDADRATARETLIDAPTHVPIEINHAPDGLRFQGGHNGYVRTHGLTHARQLELTFDGRGMAGEDMLLALEDTEKRLFDKVMDTKKLAGIPFDIRFHLHPEVNAELDMGGSAVSMALKSGEIWVFRHDGTQNLSLEPSVYLEKGRLKPRASQQIVLSGRAMTFATRVRWSLSKAQETAMGIRDLNRDEPGEVYD; the protein is encoded by the coding sequence ATGTCCACCCTTGCTGGGTTCACCGCACGAAAAGCACGGTTCCTGAACCGTTGGCACGCGCGCCGTGCAACACAGGCCAAGGCCGTTACGGCCTTTGTCTCCTCGCCCGAGCCGCGGACCATCGGCAGCTTTGCCAAGGGGCGGCAGCTTGTGGCCGGGAATTACCTGTTCGCCGGTGCGCTGATCGAGGCGAAGGACACGCCCATCTGGCAGGTCGATGCGCCCGACCGTGCCTATCTGAACGAAATCCATGGCTTTGCCTGGCTGGATGATCTGGCCGCTGTCGGTGATGCGTCGACCCGCGCGCTGGCACAGGAGTGGCTGTGGACCTGGATCAAGCGGTATGGCCGTGGCGGTGGCCCCGGCTGGACGCCGGATCTGACCGGTCGGCGGCTGATCCGCTGGATCAACCACGCGATTTTCATGTTGCGCGGGCAGGAGGCGTCCGCCTCTGACGCGTTTTACCGGAGCCTTGCGCAGCAGACCCGGTTCCTGTCAAAGCGCTGGCACGCAGCCGCCCCCGGCCTGCCCCGGTTCGAGGCGCTGACCGGCCTGATCTATGCCGGGGCGTCGCTGGAGGGGATGGAGGATCTTGCCCCGCCTGCTGTGGCTGCTTTGGCCAGGGAATGCGAGGACCAGATTGACCGGCAGGGCGGATTGCCGACGCGCAACCCCGAAGAGCTGCTGGACGTCTTTACCCTGCTCACATGGGCCGCGGCGGCGCTGGAGGAGGCGGAGAAGCCGGTGCCGGAGGCGCATACCGCGGCCATCGCGCGTATCGCGCCGACCTTGCGCACCTTGCGCCATTCCGATGGCGGCCTGGCCCGGTTTCACGGCGGCGGGCGCGGGCAGGAGGGGTGGCTGGATCACGCGCTGGCCGCGTGCGAGGTCAAGACGCGGCAGCCGGACGGGCTGTCGATGGGCTATGCGCGGCTGAGTTCGGGGCGCACGAGCATCGTCATCGACGCCTCGATCCCGCCGAAGCCAGAGGCGGGCTACAACGCCCATGCCTCGACCCTGGCGTTCGAAGTTACATCGGGCCGCCGTCCGCTGATCGTGAATTGCGGCTCGGGCGCGAGTTTCGGGGCCGACTGGCGCCGTGCGGGCCGCGCCACACCGTCGCATTCGGCGCTGACGGTCGATGGCTATTCAAGCGCGCGCCTTGGCGATGCCGACCGCGCAACGGCACGTGAGACGCTGATCGACGCCCCCACGCACGTGCCGATCGAGATCAATCATGCCCCTGACGGCCTGCGGTTTCAGGGTGGGCACAACGGCTACGTCCGCACCCATGGCCTGACCCACGCGCGGCAGCTTGAGCTGACGTTCGACGGGCGCGGCATGGCGGGCGAGGACATGTTGCTGGCGCTGGAAGACACAGAAAAGCGCTTGTTTGACAAGGTGATGGACACCAAGAAACTGGCCGGTATCCCTTTTGACATCCGGTTTCACCTGCACCCGGAGGTCAATGCCGAGTTGGACATGGGCGGTTCTGCCGTGTCGATGGCGCTGAAAAGTGGAGAGATCTGGGTGTTTCGCCATGACGGGACGCAAAACCTGTCGCTTGAGCCAAGCGTGTACCTGGAGAAGGGGCGCCTGAAACCCCGCGCGAGCCAGCAGATCGTGCTGTCGGGGCGTGCGATGACTTTCGCCACCCGCGTGCGCTGGTCCTTGTCCAAGGCGCAGGAAACTGCCATGGGCATCCGCGACCTCAATCGGGATGAGCCGGGCGAGGTCTATGACTGA
- a CDS encoding M16 family metallopeptidase → MLRVIAALTIALFASLPARAEVEITEVTSPGGITAWLVEEPSIPFMALELRFRGGASLDAPGKRGAINLMSGLLEEGAADLDARGFARELEALAASFDYDVSDDSLAVSARFLTENRDDAVELLRMSILEPTFDQVALDRVRGQVLTGLRSDSTDPDEIARAAFNKMAYGDHPYATNYRGTIESVEALTREDMLDAHAAVFAKDRLYVGAVGDITPEELGPLLDELLGALPDEGAPQPGPAEILIDGGTTVVPFDTPQSVAIFGQAGIEQDDPDFFAARVLNQVIGAGGFESRLMTEVREKRGLTYGVYSFLVPMDHAATLQGQVASSNETVAEAVSVIRDEWARAAAEGVTEEELEAAKRYVTGAYPLRFDGNAQIARIMVGMQMLGLPIDYIATRNAKVEAVTMDDVRRVAGELLDPEGLHFVVVGQPEGLESTVAN, encoded by the coding sequence ATGCTGCGCGTGATTGCCGCCCTGACCATTGCCCTTTTTGCCAGCCTGCCCGCCCGGGCCGAGGTGGAGATTACCGAAGTCACCAGCCCCGGCGGCATCACCGCCTGGCTGGTCGAGGAACCGTCGATCCCCTTCATGGCGCTTGAGTTGCGCTTTCGCGGGGGCGCGTCGCTGGATGCGCCCGGCAAGCGTGGGGCCATCAACCTGATGTCCGGCTTGCTCGAGGAAGGGGCCGCCGATCTGGATGCACGCGGGTTTGCCCGCGAGTTGGAAGCGCTTGCGGCGTCGTTTGACTATGATGTGAGCGACGATTCCCTGGCTGTGTCGGCCCGTTTTCTGACCGAAAACCGCGATGACGCCGTGGAGCTGTTGCGCATGTCCATCCTTGAGCCGACATTCGATCAGGTCGCCTTGGACCGCGTGCGCGGCCAGGTGCTGACCGGGTTGCGGTCGGACAGCACCGACCCGGACGAGATTGCGCGGGCGGCCTTTAACAAGATGGCTTACGGTGATCACCCCTATGCCACGAACTACCGCGGGACGATCGAGAGTGTCGAGGCGTTGACCCGCGAAGATATGCTGGATGCCCACGCGGCCGTTTTCGCCAAAGATCGCCTGTATGTGGGTGCTGTCGGTGACATCACGCCTGAGGAGTTGGGGCCGCTGCTGGATGAGCTTCTGGGCGCCTTGCCGGATGAAGGTGCGCCGCAACCGGGCCCGGCAGAGATCCTGATCGACGGTGGCACGACTGTCGTGCCCTTTGACACGCCCCAGTCCGTTGCCATTTTCGGCCAGGCGGGCATCGAGCAGGACGATCCGGATTTCTTTGCGGCCCGTGTGTTGAACCAGGTGATCGGTGCCGGTGGGTTTGAAAGCCGTCTGATGACAGAGGTGCGCGAAAAGCGCGGTCTGACCTACGGGGTCTATTCCTTCCTTGTGCCGATGGATCATGCTGCCACCCTTCAGGGGCAGGTCGCGTCATCCAATGAGACTGTTGCAGAGGCTGTTTCCGTCATTCGTGACGAGTGGGCCCGCGCCGCAGCCGAAGGCGTGACCGAAGAGGAACTGGAGGCGGCGAAGCGATATGTCACCGGCGCCTACCCGCTGCGCTTTGACGGAAACGCACAGATTGCGCGCATCATGGTGGGGATGCAGATGCTGGGCCTGCCCATCGACTACATCGCCACCCGCAACGCGAAGGTCGAGGCGGTGACCATGGACGATGTGCGTCGCGTGGCCGGTGAATTGCTGGATCCTGAGGGGCTGCACTTTGTCGTGGTGGGGCAGCCGGAAGGCTTGGAAAGCACTGTCGCCAATTGA
- the lspA gene encoding signal peptidase II: MKLLWISAAIAFVLDQASKYWVIHVLGVSQFNPIDVFPPLLNFRYGENRGINFGLFGDGVSVWALIAVALVICIGVLWWVWRHPQGRLAYASAGLLIGGALANVFDRLLYGFVLDFLNMSCCGINNPFVFNVADIFIFAGAIGLVFFGQDGRARKKGA, encoded by the coding sequence ATGAAACTTCTCTGGATCTCTGCGGCTATCGCCTTTGTGCTTGACCAGGCGTCGAAGTACTGGGTGATCCACGTGCTGGGTGTGTCGCAATTCAATCCCATTGATGTTTTTCCACCGCTTTTGAATTTCCGTTATGGTGAGAACAGGGGCATCAACTTTGGCCTGTTCGGCGACGGGGTGAGCGTTTGGGCGCTGATCGCGGTGGCGCTGGTGATTTGCATCGGTGTGCTGTGGTGGGTGTGGCGGCACCCGCAGGGGCGGTTGGCCTATGCCAGTGCGGGGTTGCTGATCGGTGGGGCGCTGGCCAACGTGTTTGACCGCTTGCTCTATGGTTTTGTGCTGGATTTTTTGAACATGTCGTGCTGCGGGATCAACAATCCCTTTGTTTTCAACGTGGCGGATATCTTTATCTTTGCCGGTGCCATCGGTCTTGTCTTCTTTGGACAGGACGGCAGGGCGCGCAAAAAGGGCGCGTGA
- a CDS encoding DUF1674 domain-containing protein has product MSDDTAPEQPKDLPPAAQRALAEAEERRKAAKALELPTELGGRDGPEPVRYGDWEKKGIAIDF; this is encoded by the coding sequence ATGTCCGACGACACAGCCCCCGAGCAACCCAAGGACCTGCCCCCTGCCGCCCAGCGCGCACTGGCCGAGGCAGAGGAACGGCGCAAGGCGGCCAAGGCCCTCGAACTGCCCACGGAATTGGGCGGACGCGACGGACCGGAGCCCGTGCGCTACGGTGATTGGGAGAAAAAGGGAATCGCGATCGACTTCTAG
- a CDS encoding DUF3035 domain-containing protein → MRLIACAMIAVTFLAACENQGLRQITSRGDGPDEFIVVPAKPLEQPESFAALPQPTPGGFNRTDQRPLEDSVAALGGQRSSPNAAVPGSDGALVNHASRFGRDASIRATLAAADEEFRRRQSRLTQIRIVREDIYNQAYRRQALDPVQTARQFQRAGIPTPLAPPRNVRRGRR, encoded by the coding sequence ATGCGTCTGATCGCATGTGCCATGATTGCTGTGACCTTTCTTGCCGCGTGCGAGAACCAGGGCCTGCGCCAGATCACGTCGCGGGGCGACGGGCCGGACGAGTTTATTGTGGTGCCTGCCAAGCCGCTGGAACAGCCCGAGAGCTTTGCGGCCTTGCCGCAACCGACGCCCGGCGGGTTCAACCGCACCGATCAGCGCCCGCTGGAAGACAGCGTGGCGGCGCTGGGGGGGCAGCGGTCGTCGCCCAACGCGGCCGTGCCCGGTTCGGACGGCGCGCTGGTCAATCATGCCAGCCGATTTGGCCGGGATGCCAGTATCCGTGCCACTTTGGCCGCGGCTGACGAAGAGTTTCGCCGTCGCCAGTCGCGCCTGACGCAGATCCGCATCGTGCGCGAGGATATCTACAATCAGGCGTATCGCCGTCAGGCGCTCGACCCGGTGCAGACCGCACGACAGTTTCAGCGGGCCGGGATACCGACCCCCTTGGCGCCACCGCGCAATGTACGCCGCGGGCGCCGCTAA
- a CDS encoding M16 family metallopeptidase codes for MSRLRAALAGLALTVSPLALQAADEAVTSFTLDNGMQVVVVEDHRAPVLQHMIWYKAGSADEPAGASGVAHFLEHLMFKATDTMAEGEFSATVAANGGRDNAFTSYDYTAYFQRVAADRLELMMRMEADRMRNINFTDENVRAERGVILEERSQRTDSNPRALLSEQMNAAQYINHRYGIPIIGWRHEMEELSMEDLRGFYDAHYHPNNAILVVSGDVTPDEVRALAGTYYGVIPENPDVAERDRVEEPPQNVERRLVFRDARVAQEYVSRSYLAPERDPGDQETAAALTLLAEVLGGGQTSYMTEKLQFEQQKAVFSGAFYRGTSLDDTTFDVVIVPVPGVSLEEAEAAMDETLAQFLQDGVDAELLERIKYQYRASQIYARDNVDGIARRYGAALSVGLTVEDVQAWPDILQAVTEEDIMEAARMVLDRNASVTGWLTRPLTEEVN; via the coding sequence ATGTCCCGATTGCGTGCCGCACTTGCCGGTCTTGCCCTGACCGTATCACCGCTCGCCCTACAGGCAGCGGACGAGGCGGTGACCAGTTTCACGCTCGACAACGGGATGCAGGTTGTGGTGGTCGAGGATCACCGCGCACCGGTGTTGCAGCATATGATCTGGTACAAGGCAGGTTCGGCTGACGAGCCCGCTGGCGCGTCCGGCGTGGCGCATTTCCTTGAGCACCTGATGTTCAAGGCGACCGACACAATGGCCGAGGGCGAGTTTTCCGCGACCGTTGCGGCGAATGGCGGGCGCGACAACGCATTCACCAGCTACGATTACACGGCGTATTTCCAGCGCGTGGCGGCGGACCGGCTGGAGCTGATGATGCGCATGGAAGCCGACCGGATGCGCAACATCAACTTTACCGACGAAAACGTGCGCGCCGAACGCGGTGTGATCCTGGAAGAGCGCAGCCAGCGCACCGACAGCAATCCGCGTGCCTTGCTGTCCGAGCAGATGAATGCGGCGCAGTACATAAACCATCGCTACGGCATTCCGATTATCGGGTGGCGGCACGAGATGGAGGAGTTGAGCATGGAGGATCTGCGCGGCTTCTATGATGCGCATTACCACCCCAACAATGCGATCCTTGTCGTTTCGGGTGATGTGACCCCGGACGAGGTCCGTGCGCTGGCCGGGACGTATTATGGCGTCATTCCCGAAAACCCGGACGTTGCTGAACGCGACCGGGTTGAAGAGCCGCCGCAGAATGTCGAACGCCGCCTGGTGTTCCGCGACGCGCGGGTGGCGCAGGAATATGTCAGCCGGTCCTATCTGGCGCCCGAGCGTGACCCTGGCGATCAGGAAACCGCGGCAGCCCTGACCCTGCTGGCCGAGGTGCTGGGCGGCGGGCAGACGAGCTATATGACCGAGAAGTTGCAGTTCGAACAGCAGAAGGCCGTGTTCTCTGGCGCGTTCTATCGGGGCACGTCGCTCGATGACACGACCTTTGACGTCGTGATCGTGCCTGTGCCCGGTGTCAGCCTCGAAGAGGCCGAGGCTGCCATGGACGAGACGCTGGCGCAGTTTTTGCAGGACGGGGTGGACGCCGAACTGCTTGAGCGCATCAAGTATCAATACCGCGCCAGCCAGATCTATGCGCGGGACAATGTCGACGGTATCGCGCGGCGATATGGTGCCGCCCTGTCCGTGGGCCTGACTGTGGAAGATGTGCAGGCGTGGCCGGACATCCTGCAAGCCGTGACCGAAGAGGATATCATGGAGGCGGCGCGCATGGTTCTGGACCGCAACGCCTCTGTCACCGGCTGGCTGACCCGCCCGCTGACCGAGGAGGTGAACTGA
- the purH gene encoding bifunctional phosphoribosylaminoimidazolecarboxamide formyltransferase/IMP cyclohydrolase translates to MTELYPVRRALISVSDKTGLVDFATALAGHGVALLSTGGTARALREAGLDVTDVSDVTGFPEMMDGRVKTLHPVVHGGLLALRDNDDHVASMEEHGIGAIDLVVVNLYPFEETVAKGADYAEVIENIDIGGPAMIRSAAKNHGFVNIVVDVEDYDVVLAEMGAHGGQTTYALRQRLAQTAYARTAAYDTAVSTWMAAQVSDTPRRRTFGGQLAQTLRYGENPHQAAAFYTDGSARPGVATATQHQGKALSYNNINDTDAAFELVSEFAGQGPACAIIKHANPCGVATGATLKEAYSRAFDCDRTSAFGGIIALNHELDEDTAREITGIFTEVVIAPGASDGAVRIFKEKKNLRLLTTDGLADASADGLAVKQVSGGFLVQDKDVGRIARDDLKVVTKRQPSEQEMSDMLFAWTVAKHVKSNAIIYVKDGATVGVGAGQMSRLDSSTIAATKAGRMAEDLGLSETTAKGSVVASDAFFPFADGLLAAAEAGATAVIQPGGSMRDNEVIAAADEAGLAMVFTGMRHFRH, encoded by the coding sequence ATGACCGAGCTCTACCCCGTCCGCCGCGCGCTGATTTCCGTTTCCGACAAGACCGGGCTGGTCGATTTCGCGACAGCTTTGGCGGGTCACGGGGTCGCGTTGCTGAGCACGGGCGGCACGGCGCGGGCGCTGCGCGAGGCCGGGCTGGACGTGACAGATGTGAGCGACGTCACCGGCTTTCCCGAGATGATGGATGGTCGGGTCAAGACGCTGCACCCTGTGGTCCATGGCGGTCTGCTGGCGCTGCGCGACAATGACGATCACGTGGCGTCGATGGAGGAGCATGGGATCGGTGCTATCGACCTGGTCGTGGTGAACCTGTATCCGTTCGAGGAAACCGTCGCCAAGGGCGCGGACTATGCCGAGGTGATCGAGAATATCGACATCGGCGGGCCGGCCATGATCCGGTCGGCGGCAAAGAACCATGGGTTCGTGAATATCGTGGTGGATGTCGAGGACTACGACGTTGTGTTGGCCGAGATGGGCGCGCATGGCGGGCAGACCACCTATGCCTTGCGTCAACGGCTGGCCCAGACAGCCTATGCCCGCACCGCCGCCTATGACACCGCCGTCAGCACGTGGATGGCCGCGCAGGTCAGTGACACGCCGCGCCGCCGCACCTTCGGCGGGCAGTTGGCGCAGACGCTGCGCTATGGCGAGAACCCGCATCAGGCGGCTGCTTTTTACACCGACGGGTCCGCGCGGCCCGGTGTGGCGACGGCGACGCAGCATCAGGGCAAGGCGCTGTCCTATAACAACATCAACGACACCGACGCGGCGTTCGAGTTGGTCAGCGAGTTTGCGGGGCAAGGACCGGCCTGCGCCATCATCAAGCACGCCAACCCCTGCGGTGTCGCGACCGGGGCCACGTTGAAAGAGGCGTATTCCCGTGCATTCGATTGTGACCGCACATCGGCCTTTGGTGGGATCATCGCGCTGAACCACGAATTGGACGAGGACACGGCGCGCGAAATCACCGGGATCTTTACCGAAGTGGTCATTGCGCCCGGGGCCAGCGATGGTGCTGTCCGTATTTTCAAAGAGAAGAAGAACCTGAGGCTGCTCACCACGGACGGTCTGGCGGATGCGTCAGCGGACGGTCTGGCGGTGAAACAGGTGTCGGGCGGGTTTCTGGTGCAGGACAAGGATGTCGGCCGGATTGCCCGTGATGACCTTAAGGTCGTGACAAAGCGCCAGCCGTCGGAGCAGGAGATGAGCGATATGCTCTTTGCCTGGACCGTGGCCAAGCATGTGAAGTCCAACGCGATCATTTACGTCAAGGATGGTGCGACCGTGGGTGTGGGCGCGGGGCAGATGAGCCGCCTGGACAGTTCGACCATTGCCGCGACCAAGGCGGGCCGGATGGCGGAGGATCTGGGTCTGTCCGAGACGACCGCCAAAGGATCGGTTGTGGCGTCGGATGCGTTTTTCCCCTTTGCCGACGGCCTGCTGGCGGCAGCCGAGGCGGGGGCAACGGCCGTCATTCAGCCCGGCGGGTCCATGCGCGACAATGAGGTGATTGCCGCCGCCGACGAGGCCGGGCTTGCCATGGTCTTTACGGGCATGCGACATTTCCGGCATTAA
- a CDS encoding RsmB/NOP family class I SAM-dependent RNA methyltransferase: protein MSDTGLPARRSAIYLLDQIIGEGKLLPELIGAGVLDRLEPADRARAQRLATETLRGMERADRILQKHLQKYPPLTVRNALRVGTVELCAGEAAHGVVNSMVGIVSRHKRYGHLKGLVNAVLRKVADKGPEQWPALRTPRLPKWLRGPLVEAWGGETVLAMEAVQFAGAPLDLSCKADVDAVAQATGGTALPTGSVRLADAGQVSALPGYTAGDWWVQDAAAAMPARVLDAQPGEAVLDLCAAPGGKTLQLAASGADVTAVDISEGRMERVRQNLIRTALKAETLVSDAFDVTGQYDAILLDAPCSATGTIRRHPDLPFAKDGSEFGALIEMQARMIDHAVSLLKPGGRMVFCTCSLLPDEGEVQAEEALVRHPSLTVDRAALDRPGIDPGWITEEGGLRLRPDHWADRGGMDGFYLICLRKTG, encoded by the coding sequence ATGAGCGATACGGGACTGCCCGCGCGGCGCAGCGCGATCTACCTGCTGGATCAGATCATCGGCGAGGGCAAGCTGTTGCCCGAATTGATCGGTGCGGGTGTGCTCGACCGGTTGGAGCCTGCCGACCGCGCCCGCGCCCAGCGTCTGGCGACCGAAACCCTGCGCGGGATGGAGCGGGCCGACCGCATCCTGCAGAAGCATTTGCAGAAATATCCGCCGCTGACGGTCCGCAACGCGTTGCGTGTCGGCACTGTTGAATTGTGCGCGGGTGAGGCGGCGCATGGCGTCGTCAATTCGATGGTCGGCATCGTGTCGCGGCACAAGCGCTATGGGCACTTGAAAGGGTTGGTGAATGCGGTTTTGCGCAAGGTCGCCGACAAGGGGCCGGAGCAATGGCCCGCCTTGCGCACCCCGCGCCTGCCCAAGTGGTTGCGCGGGCCGCTGGTCGAGGCGTGGGGCGGAGAGACTGTTCTGGCTATGGAGGCCGTCCAGTTTGCAGGCGCGCCGCTGGATTTGAGCTGCAAGGCGGATGTTGATGCCGTGGCGCAGGCCACTGGCGGGACGGCATTGCCCACGGGCTCTGTCCGGTTGGCGGATGCGGGGCAGGTGTCTGCCTTGCCCGGCTACACGGCGGGCGACTGGTGGGTGCAGGATGCGGCGGCGGCCATGCCTGCCCGCGTGCTGGACGCGCAACCCGGCGAGGCGGTGCTGGACCTGTGTGCCGCGCCGGGCGGCAAGACGTTGCAGCTGGCCGCGAGCGGTGCGGATGTGACGGCCGTTGATATCTCCGAAGGACGCATGGAGCGGGTAAGGCAGAACCTGATCCGCACCGCGTTGAAGGCCGAGACGCTGGTCTCGGACGCCTTTGATGTGACCGGGCAATATGATGCGATCCTGCTGGATGCGCCCTGTTCCGCGACAGGCACGATCCGGCGGCACCCGGATCTGCCCTTTGCCAAGGACGGGTCGGAGTTTGGCGCGCTGATCGAAATGCAGGCACGCATGATTGACCATGCCGTATCCTTGTTGAAGCCCGGCGGGCGCATGGTGTTTTGCACATGTTCGCTGTTGCCGGATGAGGGCGAAGTGCAGGCCGAGGAGGCGTTGGTGCGCCATCCGTCGCTGACCGTGGATCGCGCAGCGCTTGACCGGCCCGGCATTGATCCCGGATGGATCACCGAAGAGGGTGGGTTGCGCCTGCGCCCCGATCATTGGGCGGACAGGGGTGGCATGGACGGTTTTTACCTCATTTGCCTGCGCAAGACCGGCTGA
- the dapB gene encoding 4-hydroxy-tetrahydrodipicolinate reductase has translation MSELPGIVIAGASGRMGQMLIRSVLESDRMRLVGALEREGHDWVGRDVGEAMGGVALGVHVFDDPLEPMAKAQAVIDFTAPEATIALSGIAAQARAAHIIGTTGMSDDQIARLEPASRHSPIVRAGNMSLGVNLLTQLVKQVAAALDEDFDIEVVEAHHHHKVDAPSGTALMLGEAAAEGRGVDLAQVRDAARDGITGARKRGDIGFSVIRGGDIVGEHEVLFAGAGERITLKHMATDRALFAKGALRAALWAQDKAPGQYDMLDVLGLRG, from the coding sequence ATGTCAGAATTGCCGGGGATCGTGATTGCGGGCGCGTCGGGCCGGATGGGTCAGATGCTGATCCGGTCCGTGCTGGAGAGCGACAGGATGCGTCTGGTCGGTGCGCTCGAACGAGAGGGCCACGACTGGGTGGGCCGTGACGTGGGTGAGGCCATGGGCGGCGTTGCGCTGGGCGTGCATGTGTTCGACGACCCGTTGGAGCCGATGGCCAAGGCGCAGGCCGTGATCGACTTTACCGCGCCGGAGGCCACCATCGCCCTGTCCGGGATCGCCGCCCAGGCGCGGGCAGCGCACATCATTGGCACCACCGGCATGAGCGACGACCAGATCGCGCGGCTGGAGCCTGCCTCCCGTCACAGCCCCATTGTGCGGGCGGGGAACATGAGCCTGGGTGTGAACCTGCTGACCCAGCTGGTCAAACAGGTCGCCGCGGCGCTGGACGAGGATTTCGATATCGAGGTGGTTGAGGCGCATCACCATCACAAGGTCGATGCGCCGTCGGGCACCGCCCTGATGCTGGGCGAGGCTGCCGCCGAAGGGCGCGGTGTTGATCTGGCGCAGGTGCGCGATGCGGCGCGTGATGGGATCACGGGTGCGCGCAAGCGGGGCGACATCGGGTTCTCCGTCATTCGCGGTGGCGATATCGTGGGCGAGCATGAGGTGCTCTTTGCCGGGGCGGGCGAGCGGATTACCCTCAAGCATATGGCAACCGACCGCGCCCTGTTCGCCAAGGGCGCGCTCAGGGCGGCGCTTTGGGCGCAGGACAAGGCGCCGGGGCAGTACGACATGCTGGATGTGCTGGGCTTGCGCGGATAA
- a CDS encoding dihydrodipicolinate reductase, which yields MRLICLVAAAALSATSAMADLVKVDNQNRFVQLVNGKTLTRPFVKLNVTPDGRIEGRGARWDVEGTWSWQNGYFCRDLFWGGDPLGYNCQEVQATADGRIKFTSDRGAGDSAMFRLR from the coding sequence ATGCGTTTGATCTGTTTGGTGGCTGCCGCCGCGTTGTCCGCAACCTCTGCCATGGCCGATCTGGTCAAGGTGGACAACCAGAACCGCTTTGTTCAGTTGGTCAACGGCAAGACGTTGACCCGCCCCTTTGTCAAACTGAACGTGACCCCAGATGGTCGCATCGAGGGACGCGGTGCCCGGTGGGATGTCGAGGGCACATGGTCGTGGCAGAACGGTTATTTCTGCCGTGATCTGTTTTGGGGTGGTGATCCGCTGGGATACAATTGTCAGGAAGTGCAGGCCACGGCCGACGGGCGCATCAAATTCACGTCGGACAGGGGTGCCGGTGACAGCGCGATGTTTCGACTGCGGTAA